AGAAACCCTGTTTGCCGAAACTTTGGCAACGCTTTAGTGGTTTATTTTGTCCAAAAATGCTATCCTGGTAGCGGAGTAATTTTTTATCTTCCATTTTTCCCTGCAAAAAAACTTTCTATTTTATATAATATATAGGAAACCACGAGTCATTAAGACAGCGGCCACCACTCCGCTGCGCGTTAATTACAAAAGGTAGAAATAAAACATGACAAAAACTTTTTTGCCTTCCGTAAAGGAAGTTGAAACCACCCGCAAATGGCACCACATTGATGCCACGGGTCAAACCTTGGGCAGATTGGCTACTCAAATTGCCGTTTTGCTTATGGGTAAACACAAAAGAACCTATACGCCCCATATGGACTGCGGCGACTTCGTCGTAGTAACCAATGCTGGCAAAGTGAAATTGACCGGTAACAAAATGGAACAGAAAGTGTATTTCTCCCACTCCGGTTATGCCAAAGGCGCCAAAGAAACCCCGGTTAAAAGAGTGTTGGAAAAAAACCCCACCAGAGTACTGGAATTGGCCGTTAAGAGAATGTTGGACGAAAACAAACTCCGCGCGCCCAGAATGAAAAGATTAAGATTATTCGCCGGCGAAGAACATTCCTTCACC
The DNA window shown above is from Elusimicrobium sp. and carries:
- the rplM gene encoding 50S ribosomal protein L13, coding for MTKTFLPSVKEVETTRKWHHIDATGQTLGRLATQIAVLLMGKHKRTYTPHMDCGDFVVVTNAGKVKLTGNKMEQKVYFSHSGYAKGAKETPVKRVLEKNPTRVLELAVKRMLDENKLRAPRMKRLRLFAGEEHSFTERFGK